The sequence TTCGTGATCGCTGACTCACAGGAACTGGCGCCGATCGCGTCCGAGAGCGTGGACTTGGTCTACGGCAGGTATCTCTGCTGGTTCGAGGACTTGGAGCAGACCCTACGGAGCTGGTTCCGCGTCACCAAGGCCGGCGGCCGCCTGCTTCTCAGTCAAGGGCACCCGATCGCAGAATGCCTGAAGGCCGAAGGCGACTTCTATCGGATCGCGCACAAGTACCATGACGAGGTCCCGGAACGTTATGACTTCAGGGGGACGCCGTTGGCCCGCCAGCACGGAGGATGGGACCAGAGCCACCCAATGATCGAGTTCTTCCACCCCACCTGGCGCATCGTCAACGCCATCCTGGATGCCGGTTATCACGTCCTCCGAATGGAGGAGCCAACGAGGCTTGTCGGGAGTGAGGAACGTCACGCAGATCTTCCTCACACCCTCTTCATCCTCGCCCGGAAGCCGGG comes from Armatimonadota bacterium and encodes:
- a CDS encoding class I SAM-dependent methyltransferase encodes the protein MTSKDKHAEHLAMNRKAWDAYQPDYMEFHLKAHPDFFEYLAGGGVYLDDDEVRLAGDVTGLTVLDVCCASSADEAFSWENLGANVIACDFSPVAVEIAEQNAARLRSRVQFVIADSQELAPIASESVDLVYGRYLCWFEDLEQTLRSWFRVTKAGGRLLLSQGHPIAECLKAEGDFYRIAHKYHDEVPERYDFRGTPLARQHGGWDQSHPMIEFFHPTWRIVNAILDAGYHVLRMEEPTRLVGSEERHADLPHTLFILARKPGA